Proteins found in one Choristoneura fumiferana chromosome 16, NRCan_CFum_1, whole genome shotgun sequence genomic segment:
- the Drep1 gene encoding DNA fragmentation factor-related protein 1, producing the protein MENDFNKPYKICDVNRDKKKGTVASSLEDLLTKVPEKLGLPSENLTVVLESDGTEVDDEEYFSTLEPDTSLMILHGSEKWGPNMPKCQVSLDQTDDVALGGKGQVASLVGRLQHNLCHISLLGGQDLELLSDMDPDSLADIVTDRDNKIILEHIKEASGRILLEKRQAQDAMELLKLYHQSVSNGSEDVSPPKQERV; encoded by the exons ATGGAGAACGATTTTAACAAACCATACAAAATTTGCGATGTGAACCGAGACAAAAAGAAGGGTACAGTCGCATCGTCACTAGAAGATTTACTAACAAAAGTACCAGAAAAGCTGGGTTTGCCGTCGGAGAACTTGACAGTGGTGCTGGAATCGGACGGGACGGAGGTAGACGACGAagagtatttttctactttagAACCGGACACGTCTCTGATGATACTGCACGGTAGTGAAAAGTGGGGGCCTAACATGCCGAAGTGTCAGGTGTCTCTGGACCAGACGGATGACGTGGCGCTGGGCGGCAAGGGGCAGGTGGCGAGCCTGGTGGGCCGGCTGCAGCACAACCTGTGCCACATCTCGCTGCTCGGCGGCCAGGACCTCGAGCTGCTCTCCGACATGGACCCCGACAGCCTCGCCGACATCGTCACCGACCGCGACAACAAAATCATACTGGAACACATCAAGGAAGCTTCTGGAAG GATTTTATTGGAGAAACGTCAAGCACAGGATGCTATGGAACTGCTTAAATTGTACCATCAAAGTGTGTCAAATGGATCAGAGGATGTGTCACCCCCCAAGCAGGAGAGGGTTTAG
- the Ggamma1 gene encoding guanine nucleotide-binding protein subunit gamma-1: protein MDMMVSTLQQQRAVTEQLRREAAIKRIPVSSAVADIVRYINEHEHEDCLLVGFSSQKVNPFREKSSCTVL, encoded by the coding sequence ATGGATATGATGGTATCGACACTACAGCAGCAGCGGGCAGTGACAGAACAGCTGCGGCGGGAGGCAGCTATAAAACGCATCCCGGTATCGTCGGCGGTAGCAGATATTGTACGCTACATAAACGAACACGAGCATGAAGACTGCCTGCTCGTTGGCTTTTCAAGCCAAAAAGTCAATCCTTTCCGGGAAAAAAGTTCCTGCACTGTTCTTTAA
- the mgr gene encoding prefoldin subunit mgr: MEGDGAESSSNEKSFSGIPEAVFVDNVDEFMSLPENSDGVDKVLRKLDEQHGKYKFMEYTLATKRRRLRQQIPDLARSLEMIEKLKTQKEVTETQFLLSDQVFVKAHVPPTEKVFLWLGANVMLEYSLEDAEKLLSSNMATAKKNLACVEHDLDFLRDQWTTTEVNMARVYNWDVKKRQAAKATS, from the exons ATGGAAGGCGATGGGGCTGAATCCTCCTCAAATGAGAAATCTTTTTCGGGAATACCCGAAGCCGTATTTGTA GATAATGTTGATGAATTTATGAGTTTACCTGAAAATTCCGATGGTGTGGATAAAGTATTACGAAAACTTGATGAACAACATGGCAAATACAAGTTCATGGAATATACTTTAGCTACTAAGAGGAGACGCTTGAGGCAACAAATCCCTGACCTAGCCAGATCATTGGAAATGATTgagaaattaaaaacacaaaaagaagtCACAGAAACACAGTTCTTACTTAGTGATCAAGTTTTTGTTAAG GCTCATGTACCACCAACTGAGAAAGTGTTTTTATGGCTTGGAGCGAATGTTATGCTGGAATATTCATTAGAAGATGCAGAAAAATTACTCTCCTCTAACATGGCCACAGCAAAGAAAAACTTAGCTTGTGTAGAACATGACTTAGACTTCTTACG tgATCAATGGACAACAACAGAAGTAAACATGGCCAGAGTTTACAACTGGGATGTCAAAAAACGCCAAGCCGCTAAAGCAACctcttaa
- the LOC141436204 gene encoding E3 UFM1-protein ligase 1 homolog isoform X1, translating to MSSYPRPQGQRRQGKVTAPIMVPSSDWDEIKRLAADFQKAQLTSTAQRLSERNCIEIVTKLIELKLIDVIFTNDGKEYLTSQQLVREIKDELDVHGGRINTVELAKELNVDLSQINTSIVEITRGKEVQLVSGYLIASYYLEKIAREINEKLQLQGQLSVGELTLQYDLPAELLLHSVLEKYLGKLIFGKQDSSDPRTFYTEEYILRTKAKIRGALMGLLKPTPITVIVNHCNVAERLFLSLFDQVNAPGMLTGRQTGALYVPSSYTKSQNDWVMSFFRQNNYLEYDALSRLGISDPKGYVKRTLPNEDLTFLSSCVLGSQIKQQLETALEECVASKSYLDVVSLLPSVLSVTDIENILDTLLKNNAKSTVVFENTVFSSHYIDALKQACMPMTESKVEAIVKSGKYQQFFIEKQLSKANELAHQGHVDHKAERRDERRRKAASGKGGGGTQGRETKTKAVKKHPRGKQAAHDSDSDEASSTTKKTPSQLEIVSIEDIKKGIKDVLESEGLDDLVTQIAEFLHSGLNQTALASAKETAEKLLQDASQSRKQTHSSTQDKINILVNDIKLYEKGLKSFPADQQPQFIKYLLKSLGGDVLTEFCKYAANQCNLSNQVDVLTPEQRNKIINDLTEEYMKPFRALNATISDQNLELFYQAVDLCLSECGMILKKVDKKKDKLMITNHREKLISELENCEDPALSLHLAVLAIFTILTQNMLHASGRLVPVIIAYLKTQLKEDYFDHLQQYHELVTKYLISSDEEKPLAEDKLKEEMQTIKNIVYEIKKNK from the exons ATGTCATCCTATCCAAGGCCACAAGGCCAGAGAAGGCAAGGG AAAGTTACAGCTCCCATCATGGTACCATCATCAGATTGGGACGAAATTAAACGATTAGCGGCTGATTTCCAAAAGGCTCAGCTGACGTCTACAGCTCAAAG GCTTTCAGAGCGAAACTGCATAGAAATTGTGACCAAACTGATTGAACTGAAGCTAATTGATGTTATTTTCACAAATGATGGCAAGGAATATTTAACCAGTCAGCAGCTTGTGAGAGAAATCAAGGATGAGCTTGATGTGCATGGAGGAAGGATCAACACAGTTGAGCTTGCTAAGGAGCTCAATGTTGATCTCAGCCAGATCAATACTAGCATTGTTGAAATTACTAGAGGTAAAGAAGTGCAGCTAGTTTCTGGCTATCTGATTGCGTCATACTATTTAGAGAAAATTGCAAGAGAAATCAATGAAAAACTCCAACTCCAAGGACAGTTGTCAGTGGGAGAGTTGACTCTGCAGTATGACTTACCAGCCGAACTGCTTCTGCACAGTGTACTGGAGAAGTACTTAGGGAAACTTATATTTGGAAAACAAGATTCTTCTGACCCCAGAACATTTTACACTGAAGAGTATATTTTAAGAACTAAAGCTAAAATAAGAGGGGCATTAATGGGACTTCTAAAACCTACCCCAATTACTGTTATTGTCAATCATTGCAATGTAGCAGAGCGCTTATTCCTGTCATTATTTGACCAGGTCAATGCACCTGGGATGCTGACTGGCCGACAGACTGGGGCTCTCTATGTGCCATCTTCTTACACAAAATCTCAAAATGATTGGGTCATGAGTTTCTTCAGGCAAAACAACTATCTTGAGTATGATGCATTATCTCGCTTAGGTATTTCTGATCCAAAAGGGTATGTTAAAAGGACACTACCAAATGAAGACCTCACATTCCTTAGCAGCTGTGTACTTGGATCGCAGATTAAACAGCAACTTGAAACGGCTCTGGAAGAATGTGTAGCATCTAAAAGCTATCTGGATGTTGTATCCCTACTGCCTTCTGTCTTATCAGTTACTGATATTGAAAATATATTGGATACATTGCTGAAAAACAATGCAAAGTCAACTGTCGTCTTTGAAAATACTG TTTTCAGTAGTCATTACATTGATGCTCTAAAACAAGCCTGCATGCCTATGACAGAGAGCAAAGTGGAAGCTATTGTTAAATCAGGAAAGTATCAGCAattttttatagaaaagcaACTGTCTAAGGCAAATGAATTAGCACATCAGGGTCACGTAGATCACAAAGCTGAAAGGCGTGATGAAAGAAGAAGGAAAGCAGCATCTGGTAAAGGTGGTGGTGGCACCCAGGGCCGGGAAACCAAAACGAAGGCAGTGAAGAAACACCCGAGGGGTAAACAAGCTGCACATGACTCTGACTCTGATGAGGCTTCTAGCACAACCAAGAAAACTCCCTCTCAATTAGAAATTGTGAGCATTGAGGACATTAAAAAAGGTATTAAAGATGTTTTAGAAAGTGAAGGCCTTGATGACTTAGTGACACAGATTGCAGAGTTTTTGCATAG TGGATTAAACCAAACTGCATTAGCTTCGGCGAAAGAAACCGCCGAAAAGCTTCTTCAAGATGCCAGTCAGAGCCGGAAACAAACTCATTCTTCTACACAGGACAAGATAAACATTTTAGTAAATGATATTAAGCTGTATGAAAAGGGTCTCAAGTCATTCCCTGCAGATCAGCAACCTCAGTTCATTAAATACCTTTTGAAGTCTTTGGGAGGCGATGTTTTAACCGAGTTCTGCAAATATGCAGCAAACCAATGCAATCTTTCCAATCAAGTAGATGTGTTAACTCCAGAGCagagaaacaaaataataaatgactTGACTGAGGAGTATATGAAACCGTTCCGAGCACTGAATGCTACAATATCAGATCAAAACTTAGAACTATTTTATCAAGCTGTTGATCTGTGCCTGTCAGAATGTGGGATGATACTGAAAAAAGTTGATAAAAAGAAAGATAA GCTTATGATAACAAATCACAGAGAAAAGTTGATTTCGGAACTTGAAAACTGCGAGGATCCAGCGTTGTCACTACATCTCGCTGTGTTGGCCATATTCACTATCCTCACTCAAAACATGTTGCACGCGTCTGGAAGACTAGTGCCGGTTATCATTGCATACCTGAAGACACAACTTAAAGAAGATTATTTTGACCATCTTCAACAGTACCATG AACTAGTTACCAAGTATTTAATATCGTCTGACGAAGAGAAACCATTGGCTGAGGACAAACTAAAGGAAGAGATGCAGACTATTAAAAACATCGTTTatgaaattaagaaaaacaagtAA
- the LOC141436204 gene encoding E3 UFM1-protein ligase 1 homolog isoform X2, which produces MVPSSDWDEIKRLAADFQKAQLTSTAQRLSERNCIEIVTKLIELKLIDVIFTNDGKEYLTSQQLVREIKDELDVHGGRINTVELAKELNVDLSQINTSIVEITRGKEVQLVSGYLIASYYLEKIAREINEKLQLQGQLSVGELTLQYDLPAELLLHSVLEKYLGKLIFGKQDSSDPRTFYTEEYILRTKAKIRGALMGLLKPTPITVIVNHCNVAERLFLSLFDQVNAPGMLTGRQTGALYVPSSYTKSQNDWVMSFFRQNNYLEYDALSRLGISDPKGYVKRTLPNEDLTFLSSCVLGSQIKQQLETALEECVASKSYLDVVSLLPSVLSVTDIENILDTLLKNNAKSTVVFENTVFSSHYIDALKQACMPMTESKVEAIVKSGKYQQFFIEKQLSKANELAHQGHVDHKAERRDERRRKAASGKGGGGTQGRETKTKAVKKHPRGKQAAHDSDSDEASSTTKKTPSQLEIVSIEDIKKGIKDVLESEGLDDLVTQIAEFLHSGLNQTALASAKETAEKLLQDASQSRKQTHSSTQDKINILVNDIKLYEKGLKSFPADQQPQFIKYLLKSLGGDVLTEFCKYAANQCNLSNQVDVLTPEQRNKIINDLTEEYMKPFRALNATISDQNLELFYQAVDLCLSECGMILKKVDKKKDKLMITNHREKLISELENCEDPALSLHLAVLAIFTILTQNMLHASGRLVPVIIAYLKTQLKEDYFDHLQQYHELVTKYLISSDEEKPLAEDKLKEEMQTIKNIVYEIKKNK; this is translated from the exons ATGGTACCATCATCAGATTGGGACGAAATTAAACGATTAGCGGCTGATTTCCAAAAGGCTCAGCTGACGTCTACAGCTCAAAG GCTTTCAGAGCGAAACTGCATAGAAATTGTGACCAAACTGATTGAACTGAAGCTAATTGATGTTATTTTCACAAATGATGGCAAGGAATATTTAACCAGTCAGCAGCTTGTGAGAGAAATCAAGGATGAGCTTGATGTGCATGGAGGAAGGATCAACACAGTTGAGCTTGCTAAGGAGCTCAATGTTGATCTCAGCCAGATCAATACTAGCATTGTTGAAATTACTAGAGGTAAAGAAGTGCAGCTAGTTTCTGGCTATCTGATTGCGTCATACTATTTAGAGAAAATTGCAAGAGAAATCAATGAAAAACTCCAACTCCAAGGACAGTTGTCAGTGGGAGAGTTGACTCTGCAGTATGACTTACCAGCCGAACTGCTTCTGCACAGTGTACTGGAGAAGTACTTAGGGAAACTTATATTTGGAAAACAAGATTCTTCTGACCCCAGAACATTTTACACTGAAGAGTATATTTTAAGAACTAAAGCTAAAATAAGAGGGGCATTAATGGGACTTCTAAAACCTACCCCAATTACTGTTATTGTCAATCATTGCAATGTAGCAGAGCGCTTATTCCTGTCATTATTTGACCAGGTCAATGCACCTGGGATGCTGACTGGCCGACAGACTGGGGCTCTCTATGTGCCATCTTCTTACACAAAATCTCAAAATGATTGGGTCATGAGTTTCTTCAGGCAAAACAACTATCTTGAGTATGATGCATTATCTCGCTTAGGTATTTCTGATCCAAAAGGGTATGTTAAAAGGACACTACCAAATGAAGACCTCACATTCCTTAGCAGCTGTGTACTTGGATCGCAGATTAAACAGCAACTTGAAACGGCTCTGGAAGAATGTGTAGCATCTAAAAGCTATCTGGATGTTGTATCCCTACTGCCTTCTGTCTTATCAGTTACTGATATTGAAAATATATTGGATACATTGCTGAAAAACAATGCAAAGTCAACTGTCGTCTTTGAAAATACTG TTTTCAGTAGTCATTACATTGATGCTCTAAAACAAGCCTGCATGCCTATGACAGAGAGCAAAGTGGAAGCTATTGTTAAATCAGGAAAGTATCAGCAattttttatagaaaagcaACTGTCTAAGGCAAATGAATTAGCACATCAGGGTCACGTAGATCACAAAGCTGAAAGGCGTGATGAAAGAAGAAGGAAAGCAGCATCTGGTAAAGGTGGTGGTGGCACCCAGGGCCGGGAAACCAAAACGAAGGCAGTGAAGAAACACCCGAGGGGTAAACAAGCTGCACATGACTCTGACTCTGATGAGGCTTCTAGCACAACCAAGAAAACTCCCTCTCAATTAGAAATTGTGAGCATTGAGGACATTAAAAAAGGTATTAAAGATGTTTTAGAAAGTGAAGGCCTTGATGACTTAGTGACACAGATTGCAGAGTTTTTGCATAG TGGATTAAACCAAACTGCATTAGCTTCGGCGAAAGAAACCGCCGAAAAGCTTCTTCAAGATGCCAGTCAGAGCCGGAAACAAACTCATTCTTCTACACAGGACAAGATAAACATTTTAGTAAATGATATTAAGCTGTATGAAAAGGGTCTCAAGTCATTCCCTGCAGATCAGCAACCTCAGTTCATTAAATACCTTTTGAAGTCTTTGGGAGGCGATGTTTTAACCGAGTTCTGCAAATATGCAGCAAACCAATGCAATCTTTCCAATCAAGTAGATGTGTTAACTCCAGAGCagagaaacaaaataataaatgactTGACTGAGGAGTATATGAAACCGTTCCGAGCACTGAATGCTACAATATCAGATCAAAACTTAGAACTATTTTATCAAGCTGTTGATCTGTGCCTGTCAGAATGTGGGATGATACTGAAAAAAGTTGATAAAAAGAAAGATAA GCTTATGATAACAAATCACAGAGAAAAGTTGATTTCGGAACTTGAAAACTGCGAGGATCCAGCGTTGTCACTACATCTCGCTGTGTTGGCCATATTCACTATCCTCACTCAAAACATGTTGCACGCGTCTGGAAGACTAGTGCCGGTTATCATTGCATACCTGAAGACACAACTTAAAGAAGATTATTTTGACCATCTTCAACAGTACCATG AACTAGTTACCAAGTATTTAATATCGTCTGACGAAGAGAAACCATTGGCTGAGGACAAACTAAAGGAAGAGATGCAGACTATTAAAAACATCGTTTatgaaattaagaaaaacaagtAA